Proteins found in one Rhodothermus sp. genomic segment:
- a CDS encoding xanthine dehydrogenase family protein subunit M — MIPQTFEYKKARTVEEALALLRAHGDEAKLLAGGHSLIPLMKLRLSTPELLIDIGGIRELTEIREQDGRIELGALVTHRMIEFSTLLKQKCPVLPEAAALIGDPQVRNKGTIGGSLAHADPAADYPAVMLALDAEIEATGPDGSRTIAAREFFQGLFTTALRPSEMLTRVRVPTMPPRSGAAYLKFPNPASRYAVVGVAAFVKLAPDDTCAEVRIGITGAAPAAFRATRAEEQLTGRPIDDRTLTAALEDLVDPDDLLSDLAATAEYRAHLCHVLTRRALRQAAERARS; from the coding sequence ATGATTCCACAAACTTTTGAATACAAAAAAGCGCGCACAGTCGAGGAAGCACTCGCGCTGCTTCGAGCGCACGGCGACGAGGCCAAGTTGCTTGCGGGCGGACATAGCCTCATCCCGCTCATGAAGCTCCGTTTGAGTACACCGGAGCTGCTCATTGATATTGGCGGCATCCGGGAGCTGACAGAAATCCGGGAGCAGGACGGGCGTATCGAGCTGGGCGCTCTGGTTACACACCGGATGATTGAGTTTTCTACGTTGCTTAAACAAAAGTGTCCGGTGCTGCCCGAAGCAGCCGCCCTGATTGGCGATCCCCAGGTACGTAACAAGGGCACAATCGGGGGAAGCCTGGCGCATGCCGATCCGGCTGCCGATTATCCGGCCGTCATGTTGGCACTGGATGCCGAAATTGAGGCGACAGGACCGGACGGCAGTCGAACGATTGCTGCCCGTGAATTCTTTCAGGGGCTCTTTACCACGGCGCTTCGGCCGAGTGAAATGCTTACGCGCGTGCGCGTGCCGACTATGCCGCCGCGCAGTGGTGCCGCCTATCTCAAATTTCCGAACCCGGCCTCACGCTATGCGGTGGTAGGGGTCGCGGCCTTTGTCAAGCTGGCTCCGGATGATACCTGTGCCGAAGTGCGGATCGGCATTACAGGGGCTGCGCCAGCAGCTTTCCGGGCAACCCGCGCAGAAGAACAACTCACAGGTCGTCCCATTGACGACCGAACATTGACCGCTGCTCTGGAGGATCTGGTCGATCCCGACGACCTGCTCAGTGATCTGGCAGCGACGGCCGAGTACCGGGCCCACCTGTGTCACGTGCTCACGCGGCGAGCGCTCCGACAGGCTGCCGAGCGGGCCCGTAGTTAA
- a CDS encoding VOC family protein has protein sequence MKATFPIRIRALTLRVRDINVQRTFYHEVLGLPVLEAATDRLVLGPESGTFTLELWSDPSAPLRPWPSIGLYHVALRLPDRQHLAAVARRLLTHHVFFEGAADHAVSEALYFRDPEGNGLELYADRPPEAWPRQGPLMITEPLDLDALLRNARPAPCPPEVCIGHLHLHVPDLDSAEQFFAGRLGMAVTLRTYPGARFFAYDGYHHHVGANIWARGRRAPAHATGLLAYTLHVPPAIARTLPSSLQDPVGATVHVRAE, from the coding sequence ATGAAAGCAACCTTTCCGATTCGGATTCGTGCGTTGACGCTGCGCGTCCGCGACATAAACGTCCAGCGCACTTTTTACCATGAAGTGCTGGGTCTTCCTGTCTTGGAAGCAGCCACCGACCGGCTGGTCCTGGGCCCGGAAAGTGGTACGTTCACGTTGGAACTGTGGAGCGATCCATCAGCACCATTGCGTCCCTGGCCTTCGATTGGTCTCTACCATGTAGCTCTGCGCTTACCCGACCGGCAACATCTGGCCGCGGTTGCCAGACGTCTACTGACTCATCATGTCTTTTTTGAGGGCGCAGCCGATCATGCAGTCTCAGAAGCCCTCTACTTTCGGGATCCAGAGGGCAACGGGCTGGAGCTGTACGCAGACCGTCCGCCCGAAGCCTGGCCGCGTCAGGGACCGCTCATGATAACCGAGCCGCTGGATCTCGATGCTCTGCTGCGCAACGCCCGACCGGCCCCCTGCCCTCCAGAAGTGTGCATCGGTCATCTGCATCTGCACGTGCCCGACCTGGACAGCGCAGAGCAATTCTTTGCCGGCCGGCTGGGGATGGCCGTTACGCTACGTACCTATCCCGGGGCCCGCTTTTTTGCCTACGACGGTTACCACCATCATGTGGGTGCCAATATCTGGGCTCGTGGCCGCCGCGCTCCGGCTCATGCAACCGGACTCCTGGCCTACACGCTCCATGTCCCCCCTGCTATTGCCCGCACCCTTCCATCCTCCCTTCAGGATCCGGTCGGCGCTACTGTGCATGTACGGGCCGAGTAA
- a CDS encoding glycerol-3-phosphate dehydrogenase/oxidase, with protein MQRLLHRDAFLARLRQTECWDMIVIGGGATGLGVALDAAVRGFRTVLFEQHDFGKGTSSRSTKLIHGGVRYLRAGDLGLVREALRERGRLRQNAPHLVWPRRFVVPCYRWWERPFYGAGLWLYDRLAGQARLGTTRRLDTAETRALLPTLRTDQLRGGLTYLDGQFDDARLLIHLAWTAAEHGATVLNYMPVEALFGTKKRLEGVVVRDRESGERLQVRGRVIINATGVFADAVRRLDNPDALPLIVPSQGIHLVLPRHFLPGEAALLVPQTDDGRVLFVIPWHGQVLLGTTDVPVATPTLEPLPTEDEITYLLRHAARYLEPAPTRADIRAVFAGLRPLVQQGRLQDDTAQLSREHIIVTSRRGLVTITGGKWTTYRLMAEETVDRAIEVAGLPYRPASTATLPLHGSTLHVDTSDPWHLYGSDAPYLHQLIRDEPELATPLHPHLPYRMVEVVWAVRYEMARTLEDVLARRTRALFLDAAAALEAAPAVARRMAVELGQSHAWVEDQLRAFVTLVRRYVPTLQKETS; from the coding sequence ATGCAACGGCTGCTGCACCGCGACGCTTTTCTGGCGCGCCTGCGCCAGACGGAATGCTGGGATATGATCGTGATCGGCGGAGGCGCCACGGGACTGGGCGTAGCACTGGATGCAGCTGTCCGGGGCTTTCGAACCGTCCTCTTCGAACAGCACGACTTCGGTAAAGGCACCTCAAGCCGAAGCACCAAGCTCATCCACGGCGGCGTGCGCTACCTGCGCGCAGGCGATCTGGGCCTGGTGCGCGAAGCGCTACGGGAACGCGGCCGACTGCGCCAAAACGCACCGCATCTGGTCTGGCCACGACGGTTTGTGGTGCCGTGCTACCGGTGGTGGGAACGGCCATTCTACGGTGCCGGCCTCTGGCTCTACGATCGCCTGGCCGGACAGGCCCGCTTGGGGACCACCCGCCGACTCGACACTGCCGAAACCCGTGCTCTGCTGCCAACCCTGCGGACCGACCAGCTACGAGGAGGCCTGACTTACCTCGATGGACAGTTCGACGATGCCCGCTTGCTCATACACCTGGCCTGGACAGCCGCCGAACACGGGGCCACCGTGCTCAACTACATGCCCGTCGAGGCACTTTTCGGCACGAAAAAGCGCCTGGAAGGCGTCGTCGTGCGGGATCGGGAATCAGGCGAACGCCTGCAGGTACGCGGTCGCGTGATCATCAATGCCACAGGTGTCTTCGCCGATGCCGTGCGTCGTCTGGACAACCCGGATGCGCTTCCCTTGATCGTACCCAGCCAAGGTATACATCTGGTGCTCCCTCGTCATTTTCTGCCTGGCGAAGCGGCCCTGCTTGTTCCACAGACCGACGACGGGCGCGTTCTCTTCGTGATTCCCTGGCATGGACAGGTACTGCTGGGGACTACCGACGTGCCGGTAGCCACCCCCACCCTGGAACCGCTGCCTACCGAAGACGAGATCACCTACCTGCTGAGGCATGCAGCACGTTATCTGGAGCCAGCCCCTACCCGCGCCGACATCCGGGCGGTTTTCGCCGGGCTGCGCCCGCTGGTACAGCAAGGCCGTCTACAGGACGACACAGCCCAGCTCTCGCGTGAGCACATCATCGTGACGTCGCGACGTGGGTTGGTCACCATCACCGGCGGCAAGTGGACTACCTATCGCCTCATGGCTGAAGAGACGGTGGACAGAGCGATCGAAGTGGCCGGTCTGCCTTACCGTCCTGCTTCCACAGCCACACTCCCCCTGCACGGAAGCACACTGCACGTCGACACTTCCGATCCCTGGCACCTGTACGGGAGCGATGCCCCCTATCTGCACCAGCTCATACGTGACGAACCTGAGCTGGCAACACCCTTGCATCCTCATCTGCCCTATCGGATGGTCGAAGTGGTCTGGGCTGTACGATACGAGATGGCCCGCACGCTCGAAGACGTGTTGGCACGACGCACGCGCGCGCTCTTTCTGGACGCAGCTGCCGCGCTCGAAGCAGCGCCAGCTGTAGCCAGGCGTATGGCTGTCGAACTCGGCCAATCTCATGCCTGGGTGGAAGACCAGCTCCGTGCCTTCGTCACATTGGTTCGCCGCTATGTGCCTACCTTACAGAAGGAAACAAGTTAG
- a CDS encoding (2Fe-2S)-binding protein codes for MRHTIQVTVNGQTHQVEVEPRMLLVELIRDVLGLTGTHVGCDTSQCGACTVHVNGEAVKSCTMFAVQADGCEITTIEGLAQDGQLHPLQEGFWQEHGLQCGFCTPGIIMAAADLLKRNPNPSEAEIRHALEGNYCRCTGYHNIVRAIQYAAARMRGEAVVPRGETAPTGAS; via the coding sequence ATGCGGCATACGATTCAGGTGACGGTCAATGGGCAGACGCATCAGGTGGAGGTCGAACCCCGCATGTTGCTGGTTGAGCTGATCCGCGACGTGCTGGGACTAACGGGCACGCATGTGGGGTGCGACACCAGCCAGTGCGGCGCCTGCACGGTGCATGTCAATGGCGAGGCTGTCAAATCCTGCACCATGTTTGCGGTGCAGGCCGACGGCTGTGAGATCACCACGATTGAAGGGCTGGCTCAGGATGGCCAGCTGCATCCGCTTCAGGAGGGGTTCTGGCAGGAGCACGGCTTGCAGTGTGGCTTTTGCACGCCGGGGATCATCATGGCGGCGGCCGACCTGCTCAAACGTAATCCGAATCCATCGGAGGCAGAGATCCGACATGCGCTGGAGGGGAATTACTGTCGGTGTACAGGCTATCACAACATTGTACGGGCTATTCAGTACGCAGCCGCCCGTATGCGTGGGGAGGCCGTCGTACCACGAGGCGAGACAGCTCCCACCGGTGCTTCCTGA
- a CDS encoding xanthine dehydrogenase family protein molybdopterin-binding subunit, with translation MEARTYIGAPIRRVEDRRFVTGQGRYTDDIVLPGMLYAWIVRSPHAHARIRAINTEKARQHPGVVAVFTGKDMLDDGVDSLPTGWQIGSDMKEPPHYALAVDKVRYVGDGVAVVIAETKAAARDAAELVEVDYEELPAVVDAAEALKEGAPLVHDEAPGNLCYVWELGDREATDRALAAAHHITKLEFVNQRLIPNAIEPRSAIGHYDPGRDELTLYTSSQNPHLIRLLLSAFVLKIPEHKVRVISPDVGGGFGSKIFHYPEEVICAWSSRKLGRPVKWTAVRSESFMTDAHGRDHITTAEMGFDRDGRIVGLRVRTIANLGAYLSTFAPGVPTWLYGTLLAGQYKTPNIHVEVKGVFTNTTPVDAYRGAGRPEATYVVERLVDLAAHEMGIDPAELRRRNFIQPDEFPYQTPVVLQYDSGNYEGALNKVLEMADYEKLRAEQQRAREEGRLIGIGLSCYIEACGLAPSKVAGAIGVRAGLYESAAIRVMPTGKVQVFTGTHSHGQGHETTFAQIVAHELGIPLEDVEVVHGDTAEIPFGMGTYGSRSLATGGSAIYRALEKIKAKARKIAAHKLEVAEEDLEFRNGQFIVKGTDRAISFGDIALTAYVPHDYPEDLEPGLEENAFYDPANFTFPFGAHLSVVEVDPDTGKVKLLRYLAVDDVGRIINPMIVEGQIHGGVAQGVGQALLEGAVYDRGSGQLLTGSLLDYALPRADDLPSFEVGHQETPCPHNPLGAKGAGEAGTIAATACVVNAVIDALYHLGVRDLPMPLTPERVWRAMRGLPTDGAAS, from the coding sequence ATGGAAGCCAGAACTTATATTGGAGCCCCTATTCGCCGGGTTGAGGATCGGCGTTTTGTAACCGGGCAGGGGCGGTATACCGACGACATCGTGTTGCCAGGCATGCTCTATGCCTGGATTGTACGCAGTCCGCATGCGCATGCGCGGATTCGTGCGATTAACACCGAGAAGGCTCGCCAGCATCCGGGCGTTGTGGCGGTCTTCACGGGCAAGGATATGCTCGACGACGGGGTGGATTCGTTGCCCACAGGCTGGCAAATTGGTTCTGATATGAAAGAGCCGCCCCATTATGCGCTGGCAGTTGATAAGGTGCGCTATGTGGGGGATGGGGTGGCCGTTGTGATTGCTGAGACGAAAGCAGCTGCCCGTGATGCCGCTGAGCTGGTAGAGGTGGACTACGAGGAATTACCGGCGGTGGTGGACGCCGCCGAGGCTCTCAAAGAAGGAGCGCCACTGGTACATGACGAAGCGCCCGGTAACCTGTGTTACGTTTGGGAGCTGGGCGATCGCGAAGCTACCGATCGGGCGCTGGCGGCAGCCCATCACATCACGAAGCTGGAGTTTGTCAACCAGCGACTTATTCCGAATGCTATCGAACCCCGCTCGGCGATCGGCCACTACGATCCGGGCCGTGACGAGCTAACGCTCTACACCTCGTCGCAGAATCCGCATCTGATTCGGCTGTTGCTGAGCGCTTTTGTACTGAAAATCCCCGAGCACAAAGTGCGTGTCATCTCCCCGGATGTGGGTGGGGGCTTTGGCTCGAAGATTTTTCACTACCCAGAAGAGGTGATCTGTGCCTGGAGTAGTCGCAAACTGGGACGCCCTGTGAAGTGGACGGCCGTCCGTAGTGAAAGCTTTATGACTGATGCCCACGGTCGTGACCACATTACCACAGCCGAGATGGGCTTCGATCGCGACGGCCGCATCGTAGGGCTGCGGGTGCGTACGATCGCCAATCTGGGGGCCTACCTTTCGACGTTTGCTCCCGGCGTACCTACCTGGCTCTACGGCACATTGCTGGCAGGGCAGTACAAGACGCCAAACATCCATGTCGAAGTAAAAGGTGTCTTTACGAATACCACGCCGGTTGATGCCTATCGCGGGGCCGGACGTCCCGAGGCTACCTATGTAGTAGAACGGCTGGTCGATCTGGCCGCCCACGAAATGGGCATTGATCCGGCCGAATTGCGGCGACGGAATTTCATCCAGCCCGATGAATTCCCCTACCAGACGCCAGTGGTGCTCCAGTACGACAGCGGCAATTACGAGGGGGCGCTCAACAAAGTGCTGGAGATGGCCGATTACGAGAAACTGCGTGCAGAGCAGCAGCGAGCCCGCGAAGAAGGACGGCTGATTGGTATCGGTCTGTCCTGCTATATCGAAGCGTGCGGGCTGGCTCCCTCGAAGGTAGCCGGGGCCATTGGCGTACGGGCTGGACTGTACGAAAGCGCAGCCATTCGCGTCATGCCTACCGGTAAGGTCCAGGTCTTTACCGGCACGCATTCGCATGGCCAGGGACACGAGACAACGTTTGCGCAGATCGTAGCGCACGAGCTGGGTATCCCATTGGAGGATGTGGAAGTCGTTCATGGCGATACGGCCGAGATTCCTTTTGGAATGGGCACGTATGGCTCGCGCAGTCTGGCTACAGGAGGCAGTGCCATCTATCGGGCGCTCGAAAAGATCAAGGCCAAAGCCCGTAAGATTGCCGCGCATAAGCTCGAGGTGGCTGAAGAAGACCTGGAGTTCCGAAACGGCCAGTTTATCGTGAAAGGCACCGACCGGGCCATTAGCTTTGGCGACATTGCGCTGACGGCCTATGTACCCCACGACTATCCGGAGGATCTGGAGCCCGGTCTGGAAGAAAATGCTTTCTACGATCCGGCCAACTTCACCTTCCCGTTTGGAGCGCATCTGTCGGTCGTTGAGGTCGATCCGGATACCGGTAAGGTGAAGCTGTTGCGCTATCTTGCCGTGGACGATGTGGGACGGATCATCAACCCGATGATTGTGGAAGGTCAGATTCACGGAGGAGTGGCGCAGGGGGTCGGACAGGCTTTGCTCGAAGGAGCCGTCTATGACCGCGGCAGTGGTCAGCTGTTGACCGGCTCGCTCCTGGACTATGCCTTGCCGCGGGCCGATGATCTGCCGTCGTTTGAGGTCGGGCATCAGGAGACCCCGTGCCCCCACAATCCGCTGGGAGCCAAGGGCGCTGGCGAAGCCGGGACGATTGCGGCCACGGCCTGTGTGGTCAATGCCGTCATCGATGCGCTTTATCACTTGGGCGTGCGTGATCTACCCATGCCGCTGACGCCTGAGCGTGTCTGGCGGGCTATGCGGGGGCTGCCTACCGACGGAGCTGCTTCCTGA